A single Spirochaetales bacterium DNA region contains:
- a CDS encoding rubrerythrin, which yields MPDFGNPFSGLANSRKLTEQELIRAIRFMIAAEYEAIQLYMQLAESTDNKLAQEVLKDIADEERVHAGEFLRLLKELAPDEEKFYAEGAEEVEEEIEKQRG from the coding sequence ATGCCTGATTTCGGAAACCCGTTTTCGGGATTGGCGAACAGCAGAAAGCTGACGGAACAGGAGCTGATACGCGCAATACGCTTTATGATCGCAGCCGAATACGAGGCGATCCAGCTTTATATGCAGCTCGCCGAATCGACCGACAACAAACTGGCGCAGGAAGTATTAAAGGATATTGCCGATGAAGAACGGGTCCACGCCGGGGAATTCCTGCGGCTTTTGAAAGAACTGGCGCCCGATGAAGAGAAATTTTATGCGGAAGGCGCAGAGGAAGTGGAAGAGGAAATCGAAAAACAACGGGGGTAG